The Parafrankia discariae nucleotide sequence GGGCGAGGACCGGGTCCTCGAGCCGGGAGCAGGCACCACGTCCATGCCGTTTCGCATCTTTCGCATCGTCGTCGCCGGCCGTGGTGGAGTTGCCATCGGTGTCGAAGCCGATGCGTCCGCTCTTACGCCCGACCTCAGTGTCCCGGACGAGACAACGCGCTCGTGCCCGACTGTCACCAGCCCCATCACGTTCACCGCGGCCCAGCGGCGCATTCTTGTGGAACTGTGCCGACCGCTGCTGACGAGATCGGGCGCGGCCGTGCGACCCGCCGACTACGAGGAGATCGGGCAGCGGCTGGGCCTGAAGCCGTTCCACGTCCGCAATGTGATCAAGAAGCTTCGCGAGGAACTGACCGGCCACGGCGTGCCTGGTCTGACTGACACCGAGGTCGCGGCGGCCCGGGACGGTTTCCGCTGGCCTCTTGCCCGCTGGCTGGTCCGCAACGGCCTCGTGAGCAGCGATGACATCGGAGGCCAGCTGCCCGTCGCCCCCGTCGAGGACATGAACCTGGCTGACGATCTTCGCGGCCACGAGCGCCATGACGACTGACGACGCGGAAAGGCCAACCGCCGGCAGACCACTGGTGCCGAGCGACGCCGCGCACGCCGAGCGAGCCAATGGCCTTCACGTGGGGCCGCCCGAAGCACCCGAC carries:
- a CDS encoding FHA domain-containing protein; translation: MTDLVDRLRDDVLRREPALVLSYAGRRWALTRGESVSIGRASHCTIQLPDDDHISRCALSLRVLDDCVLIQNSSASKPAVLRPPVGEDRVLEPGAGTTSMPFRIFRIVVAGRGGVAIGVEADASALTPDLSVPDETTRSCPTVTSPITFTAAQRRILVELCRPLLTRSGAAVRPADYEEIGQRLGLKPFHVRNVIKKLREELTGHGVPGLTDTEVAAARDGFRWPLARWLVRNGLVSSDDIGGQLPVAPVEDMNLADDLRGHERHDD